Proteins from a genomic interval of Streptomyces sp. SID8374:
- a CDS encoding MCE family protein has product MTLTPVRERNPVAVALVGLLVLTLLGLAAWRADSLPFIGGGTTYSADFTESAGLSDGDEVRIAGVKVGKVTGVSLDGPRVKVDFKVEDAWIGNASTVGIAVKTLLGEKYLAVDPLGNAPQDPGSRIAASRTTSPYDVTQAFNGLGETIEEIDTDQLAKSFETISATFKDSPPHVRSAAEGLSALSRTVSQRDAQLATLLRSSKRLTKTLAGKNSSFETLLEDGNLLLGEIQARRDAIHLLLTGTRSLGVQLTGLVEDNDKQLGPTLASLGRVTAVLAKNRKSLDKVLAMTGSYSRLVGNTLGNGRWFDTYACGVVPRNYLPAGTPPATGCMPPKQGGR; this is encoded by the coding sequence TCGTCCTCACCCTCCTCGGCCTCGCCGCCTGGCGGGCCGACTCCCTCCCCTTCATCGGCGGCGGTACGACGTACAGCGCCGACTTCACCGAATCCGCCGGGCTCTCCGACGGCGACGAGGTACGGATCGCCGGAGTGAAGGTCGGCAAGGTCACCGGGGTCTCGCTCGACGGGCCCCGCGTGAAGGTCGACTTCAAGGTCGAGGACGCCTGGATCGGCAACGCCTCCACCGTGGGCATCGCCGTCAAGACCCTCCTCGGCGAGAAGTACCTCGCCGTCGATCCGCTCGGCAACGCCCCGCAGGACCCCGGCTCCCGCATCGCCGCGAGCCGCACGACCTCCCCGTACGACGTCACCCAGGCGTTCAACGGGCTCGGCGAGACCATCGAGGAGATCGACACCGACCAGCTCGCCAAGAGCTTCGAGACGATCTCCGCCACCTTCAAGGACTCCCCGCCCCATGTCCGCAGCGCGGCGGAAGGGCTCTCCGCCCTCTCCCGTACGGTCTCCCAGCGCGACGCCCAGCTGGCCACCCTGCTCCGGAGCAGCAAACGCCTCACGAAGACCCTCGCGGGCAAGAACAGCAGCTTCGAGACCCTCCTGGAGGACGGGAACCTGCTGCTCGGCGAGATCCAGGCCCGCCGCGACGCCATCCACCTGCTGCTCACCGGCACCCGCAGCCTCGGCGTCCAGCTCACCGGACTCGTCGAGGACAACGACAAGCAGCTCGGTCCGACCCTCGCCTCCCTCGGCCGGGTCACCGCCGTCCTCGCGAAGAACCGCAAGAGCCTGGACAAGGTCCTCGCCATGACCGGCTCGTACAGCCGGCTCGTCGGCAACACCCTGGGCAACGGGCGGTGGTTCGACACATACGCCTGTGGAGTCGTCCCCCGGAACTACCTTCCCGCCGGCACACCCCCGGCGACCGGATGCATGCCACC